From the genome of Flavobacterium sediminis:
GATTCGCTATACAGAACATTGCCATTATAGCCGTCTTCAGTTTCCAATATAACCTTATAGTTATGCTCTTTTGCAAACTCTTCAGCATATGTTTTTAATCTGCTCCATATTTTATCAGATTCCTGCAAAGCAAAGTTTTGACTAAACTCATCAAATTCTTCTCTTTTTGCAATAAAGTCTTTCATCAAGACTTCTTTCTCTGAATCTTGCAGATCTCCTTGTAGTCTTAAATATAAACTATCTAATATTTTCTTTTTATTGGAAAATTCTTTTTCTCCGAATCCTTGGGATTCTTTAGTCATCTGAAAACTTTCAAACAACTCAGCTTTATTTACAGACACAATCTCTTTGTCTGTTTTAAGCTTATCAAAAAAAAGAAATAAAATTACCGCTATTAGCAACACTGAATTAACAAGTGTAATAATTAATGCTTTTCTTTCTGACACGATAGGGCTTGTTAAAATTTGGTTAACAAAAATATCTATTTTAACATTTTAACCAAAAATTTTAACATAATTTATTTATTAAATTTTCAGACTGTTTATTAAGAAATCTTTAAAAAAAACATTAATATTCCACAAATACATGTAAAATACTTACTTGATAAAACATTCTTACAACTTTTTCTTAATTAAATTGATTTTAAACTATCAGATTAAGCCATTTTTCGTCAGAATTATAGCAAATAGTTCCTTTTTGGATAAATAATGGAGATTTAAAATTATTCGTATACAATCCGCCGGTTCCTAACCCCTGAGGCATCGGATTTTGTAACGTAAAAGTAAATTGAGTAATCGCATTTAAACCAATATTACTTTCTAAAGCTGATGTGATCCACCAACCTATATTATATTGTTCTGCTAATGCAATCCATTCTAAAGTTCCTTTAAAACCTCCTACGAGGCTAGGCTTTAAAATAATATATTGTGGTTTTATTTTTTTTAATAGAGCTTCTTTTTTTTCATAACCGAAAACTCCGATCAGTTCTTCGTCTAAAGCAATAGGAAAAGGAGTCAACTTACACAGCTCTTCCATTTCATCCTGATTTCCCTGACGAATAGGTTGTTCTATACTATGTAATTCAAATCGGGCTAATCGTTTTAGTTTCCCCAGAGCTTCATTAGTCTTAAAAGCTCCGTTAGCATCCACTCTGATTTCTACAGTCCGGGCATCAAAATTTTGACGAATAAAATGCAAAAGATTCAATTCTCTTTCAAAATCAATAGCTCCGATCTTCAATTTAATACAACGAAAACCTTGACTTAATTTTTCTTCAATCTGAGCTTTCATAAACTGTTCCTCTCCATCCAAATAAGTCCGTTGATCTCCATTCCTTTTTTTCCTTGCGTAAAATCAGAAGGAAAGAGTTCAAAGGGATCTCTTGATCTTAA
Proteins encoded in this window:
- a CDS encoding OmpH family outer membrane protein, whose amino-acid sequence is MSERKALIITLVNSVLLIAVILFLFFDKLKTDKEIVSVNKAELFESFQMTKESQGFGEKEFSNKKKILDSLYLRLQGDLQDSEKEVLMKDFIAKREEFDEFSQNFALQESDKIWSRLKTYAEEFAKEHNYKVILETEDGYNGNVLYSESEIDVTKELIVFVNKRYSGL